The window CCCTTTTAAATTAATGCATGTAGATACAGGACATAATTTTCCTGAAACGATTGCCTTTAGAGATGCAATTGCCAAGGAGAAAAATGTAGAAATGATCGTTGCCAGTGTGCAAGAATCTATTGATACTGGTCGTGTTCAAGAGGAAAAAGGTAAAAATGCTACTAGAAACGCCTTGCAAACAACCACTTTATTAGATGCTATAGAAAAACATGGGATAGATTGTGCCATAGGAGGAGCACGTAGAGATGAAGAAAAAGCTCGAGCAAAAGAACGTTTCTTCTCTCATAGAGATGACTTTGGGCAATGGGATCCTAAAAATCAACGTCCAGAACTTTGGAATATCTTAAATGGTCATCATTATCAAGGAGAACACTTTAGAGCATTTCCTATATCTAACTGGACTGAAATGGATGTCTGGAATTACATCAACAGGGAACAAATAAAGATCCCTAATCTTTACCTAGCTCATGAGAGAAAGGTAGTGTGGATGAATGATGCCTGGATTCCTTATTCAGAATATTTATCACATGTAGATACTAAAGATGTAGTTACAAAAAAGATCAGATTCAGAACTTTAGGAGATATCACTATTACGGGCGGAATGGAGTCTGATGCAGATACTATTGATAAAATTATCTTAGAAGTTGCGGCATTGAAGCAAACAGAACGCGGTAATCGTAGTGATGATAAACGATCAGAAACTGCGATGGAAGATAGGAAGAAGCAAGGATACTTTTAAATTTAATTAGAGAGTAGGAAACAAGAGGCAAGATTCAAGAGTCAAGACTTAAATGTGGGCAATTTGATATTTGATAAACTGATTTTACGAGTAAAAAATGAATATAGATAACAACCAATTATTAAGATTTACAACAGCTGGAAGTGTAGATGATGGTAAAAGCACACTGATAGGTAGATTGCTGTACGATTCAAAATCTATTTTTCAAGATCAAATCAATGCCGTAGAAAACTCTAGCAAACAAAAAGGACTGGAATCAATTGATCTAGCCATGTTTACTGATGGTTTGCGAGACGAACGAGAGCAAGGGATCACCATAGATGTTGCCTACCGCTATTTTACCACACCTAAAAGAAAATTCATTATTGCAGATACTCCAGGTCATATTCAGTACACTAGAAATATGGTTACTGGTGCTTCTACTGCAAACGTTGCTTTGATACTTATTGATGCTCGTCATGGCGTTATAGAGCAAACTAGAAGACACGCTTTTATTGCTAGTTTATTGAACATACCGCATATCATTGTATGTGTGAATAAAATGGATCTGGTAGATTATGATGAGCAAGTTTACAATACTATAGTGAAAGACTTTGAAGAGTTTTCTTCTAAAATGCTTACTAGAGATATCACTTTTATTCCTATGAGTGCTTTGAATGGAGATAATGTGGTGCATAGATCAGAGCATATGAATTGGTATCCTGCGGCACCTTTATTATATACATTAGAAACCCTTCATATAAGCAGTGATTTAAATAAGTTGGATTTAAGATTTCCTGTTCAAACAGTTTTGAGACCACAACTTCAGGGTTTTGAAGATTACCGAGGTTATGCAGGTCGATTGAGTAGTGGCGTAGTACGTGTAGGAGATGAAATCACTGCGCTACCATCTGGATTTACTTCTAAGATAGCAAGTATAAACGTAGGTGAGCAAGAAGTGAAAGAGGCTTTTGCTCCTATGAGTGTAGCGATTACTTTGCAAGATGATATAGACATTGCTCGAGGCGATATGATTGTGCGCTCTAACAACCAGCCGGAGTTATCTCAAGAATTTGATGTTATGGTATGCTGGCTTAATGAAAAACCTTCTCAACCTCGTAAAAAATATAAAATCATGCATGCTAATAACGAGCAAGTGTGTATGATCAGACAAAAAGTTTACAAACTAGATATTGAAACTTTAAAGAGAGAAGAAACTACAGAAGAGTTTCATATGAACGAAATAGGTCGCATGACTTTTAAAACAAGTAAAGCCTTAATGATTGATACCTATCGAGAGAATAGAATCACGGGAAGTGTTATTCTTGTAGACGAGCAAACACATGAAACTGTTGCTGCTGGAATGATTGTGTAAGTAGTTGTTAGTGTTCTCGCTTTCGCGAAAGCGGATACATAAAAGGGAAAATTAAATTATACTACAATTTGCATTCAACTTAATGAAATTTTAATACTAAAGCTAGGTAATAATATTTAAACTACTGAGTTATTAAGGCAAGTAACGTTAGCAAATAAGCTTAATATCTCTTTATATTTGTAAATCATTTTATTTCAATTTAATGAACAAATTCTTAGGACTCATCATACTTTTATTATTACTAGTTACTTCTTGTGTACCTACTCGTAAAATTACCTATTTACAAGAATCTGATGCTGTTAAAAATGACACGTTGATCAGAATTCAAAAAGTGCAGGCTCCTTATCGTTTACAAATCAATGATATTTTGAGCATTCAAGTTAAAGCTCCTTATGATCAAAACGTTGTCTCTATGTTCAATGTTTCTGGCGGAGCAAATGCAGGAGCGCAAGGCGGTCAACAAGGTGGTGGTCTTTATTTCAATGGTTATACGGTAGATTTACATGGCGATATTCGTGTGCCTCAATTGGGTAAAATAAAAGCTTTAGGGTTGACCTTAGAAGAGCTGCGAGAGTATATTGAAAAGAGATTGCTCACAGAATATTTCAAAGATAATGCTGACTTATTTGTCACAGTAAGGCTTGGTGGATTGCGTTACGTGATGACAGGTGAAGTAGGAAGTAAAGGAGAACAAGTTATTTTTAGAGATCAAGCAACTATTGTAGAGGCTATTTCTAATGGTGGTGGCGTTCCAATCACGGGAGATTTAACAAATGTGAGAATTGTAAGGCAATATCCCGAAGGCGTGAAAGTACATCATCTAGATCTTACACAACTAGATGTGATCTACTCTCCTTATTATTATATACAGCCTAATGACATGATTGTTGTAGATCCATTACCTCAAAAAGCGCTAGGAACTGGTACTACCGGTTTAGCTTCGTTCACTACGATCATTTCTGTTTTTACAACACTGGTGACAACATTGTTATTTATAACTCGATTGTAAGATGGAAGAAGAAGACAAAGATGTAAACTCGCTATCTGGAATTTTTGATGTTAGACAGTTTTTTGTCAAAATCATCCGACTCTGGTGGTTGTTTTTATTATGTATAGGTATAGGTATGTGCTATGCTTACTATAAGAATCAATTCATAAAAACTGTTTACTATGCGAGTTCTTTAATAAGTATAAAAGATAATTCAAATCCTTTATTTACTAGCAACCAAAGTCTTACTTTTAATTGGGGTGGAACCACTGACAAGGTGACCACTGCTATAGTTCAATTTAAATCACGAACTCATGCTGAGAGTGTTGTGGATGAACTTCAATATTATATCAACTATATTAAGGAAGGCGAGTACTATAATACAGACGCTTACAAGCAAACTCCTTTCTATATTTATGCAGACAGCAGCAAACCACAATTATATGGTAAGCTTATAAGGATCAAAGTATTAGATCAAGATTACTTTGAACTTTCTACAAACTTTTCTGATAATCCAACTGCTAGAGGATTTCATTATGGTTTAAAAAAGAATACCACTGTTAACACTCCTACTGGAGACTGGAAGCAACAATTCAAATTTGGAGACTCTATAAAATTGCCCTTTTTAAATGCGTTAATCGAAAAGCGAGGTAAAAAAATTGCTACTGGTGGAGAGTGGCTTTTTAATTTCGGGAATTATTGGGGACAGGTTAATCGTTATAAGGGCATTTCCATAAGTCAAGAGCCAGAAGGTTCTTCAATATTAAAGTTGTCTCTATCAGGAGGAAATAAACAACGTCTTATAGATTATATCAACACGAGTTCTGTATTATTAGAACGAGGTGAGTTAGAACGTAAAAATAAATTTGCTGTTAGCACGATCAAGTATATAGATAGTTCTCTTGTATTGCAAGAGCAAGCCTTAAAAACCTCTGAGCAGGATATGAAAGAATTTAGAGATAAATCTCAAATGCTGGATGCGGTTTCTCAAAATTCTGATTTTAATAAGCGACTAACTGAATTTGAGATTCAGAAACGAGGCATTAACAGTAAGCTCAATTATTACGATAAATTAAAATCATACCTAAAAAATAAAACTGATTATACACTAATTCAAGCTCCTTCAGTAGTAGGGATACAAGAAGGAAGTATTTCAGCTGCTGTAGGTCGTTTGATAACACTTTCAGAGGAACGCAAAAGGCGTGAGTTTGCCATGAGGCAAGATGCTCCCATTTTTAAGGAAATCGACCGCGATATAAATGCTGTTAAAGATATCATCTATGAGAATATAAGCAGCTCTAAAAGTTTACTCAATTCAGAATTAAATCAATTACTAGTTCAAATTAACAAAGTAGAAACTCAAATTAAAAAGCTTCCTAAGGAACAACAAGAGTTTTTAAGAATACAGCGTCAGTTTGCTATTGATCAAAATGCATATAATGTCTTTAAGGCCAAAAGAGCCGAAGCTGAACTAGTAAAAGCAGCAAATGTATCTGATATATTTGTTATTGATGAAGCAAAGGATACAGGAAGTCCAGGTACTCGTAAAGATTCTAATATTAATTATTTGATAGCCATACTCATAGGGCTATCAATTCCCATTTCGCTTGCTTTTGTACTCACGATCTTAGATAATTATATTAATGCACCTAAAGATGTAGAGAAATTATCTAAAATCCCGCTTATAGGTGTAGTAGGTAAAATGGACCATCCTACTAATTTAATAGTAAGAGATAAACCAAAGTCTACTATTGCCGAATCCTTTAGAGGAATACGATCTAGTTTGCATTTTATTTATGATCAAGACTCACTGCACGGTTCTCGTACCATAATGGTAACTAGTAGTGTGAGTGGTGAGGGAAAAACTTTTACCAGTATCAATCTAGCTACGGTATTTGCTTTGAGTGGTAAACGCACGGTTCTGGTAGGAATGGATTTGAGAAAGCCTAAAATATTTGATGATTTTGAGATTGAAAATGACCTAGGAGTTTCTAATTACCTAGTAAATGATTGCAGCTTGAATGATATCATACGCTCGGCAGGAATGGAGAATTTAGATATAATACTTTCTGGTCCAGTACCACCTAATCCTAGTGAATTAATCATGTCCAGACGTGCTGGTGAGATGATTGAGCAGCTCAAAAAAGATTATGATTATATCATTTTAGATACGCCACCCTTAGGTCTAGTAGCAGATGCGTTGGAGATTGCAAAACATGCAGACGCTTCACTTTATCTTATACGCCAAGGTTACACTAAGCGTGGAATGTTAGATGTGGTTAATGAAAAGTTTGATAGAAAAGAGGTCAAAAATATCAGTTTTGTTTTTAACTATTTAAATGAACGTGGTAAATACGGTTATGGTTACGGTTATGGCTATGGTTACGGTTATGGGGCTTATGGAAATGGGTATCATGAAAACGATCAAAAGAAAAGTTGGGTAAATAAACTAGCTGGATTTGCCGAAAAGCTATTCAAAAGAAAATAATGCGTTTACAACGTCCAGTATTTTTAAATTGATAATTTTATCTCCACTTCAGTATTATTGAATCTTTATTAGAATATAATCCAATGCCTATCTCATTGCAGAAATGAATATGTCATACTCTCATCAATTTAAGGAAAAGCTTAAAATCAATTACGTTGATATGTGGCCTGATTTTCAAAATCAAAATAACATTTTTCATCAGTTATTAAGTAAGCGATATGATCTGGAAATAACAAGTACACCAGATTTTTTAATTTATTCCTGCTTCGGCAACGAGCATTTAAAATACTCTTGCGCTAAATTATTTTATACCGGCGAAAATCAGAAGTCTAATTTTTATGCTTGTGATTATGCTGTTACTTTTGAGATGTTAGCTAGTCATAAACAGTATTACTTACCATATTACGTGCTACGAGTTATCGAAGCTAATAAACTAAGTCAACTTAAAAAAATATATAATCAACAAGAGGCTCAAGACATTTTAGACTCAAAAACGCAATTTTGTTGTACCGTTGTTTCTAATGGCTTTGGTCAAGTGCGCAATCATTTCTTTAGAGAATTGAATAAAGTTAAAAAAGTAAATTCAGGTGGAAGATTTGAGAATAATGTAGGCGGTCCTGTTAAAGATAAAAACAGCTTTTGTCAACAACACAAATTTGTGTTTGCCTTTGAAAATGAGAAAGAAAAAGGATATTGCACAGAAAAAATAACCGATGCCCTTTTAAGTAACTCCATACCTATATATTTTGGAGACCCAACAGTAACCGAGGTATTTAATTCCAGCAGGTTTCTCAATTACGATGACTTTTCAAGCACAGACGACTTGATAAAGGCCATCTTAGATATAGACTCAAATGATAAAAAGTTTATGGAAATATTAAAACAACCAGTATTTAAAAATGCGCAAACTCCAGACTTTTTTGATTTGAATCATTTGCTAGATTTTATTTCAACGTGCATCGACGATTCTAAGCTAAACACACCAGTGTCACAAACCTATAAGAGACATATCTATTGGGTAGCAACAAAAGTCAAGAATGCTAAAAATAAAATTAGAAATACCTTAATTTTATCTAACCGGTGAGAAGGATGTGAGGTTTTTTAAGATTCACATATTAGTCTAGCCTCATGACTTTCATAGTTACTCTCAAAAATATAGAGTACAAGTAAAAAAAAATGAAAAGTAATTTTTATGTTATAGGACACCAAATTTCAGATTTATATTTCATAAAGAATTATTTTAAAATTGCTATTTTGACGTTTTAGAAGTAATACAATTTAGATAGTTGTTCTCTTGATGTTCAAGATAAAAATCACTTCAATAAAGTTTTAAAACATTACTTTTGTCTTGTTAAATAAAACTAAAAATCTGTTTTAATTGCTATAGTTTCAAAGCTTTTTTTCTAAAGTAAATATGATATTTAAAAGAAGAACAAAAGCATGAATAAAGCCTTTATTTTTTCGCTTTCGCGAAAACAAGTGCTTGTTAAATGCCGAAAATAGCGATCCAAAAAAGAAGCGACTAGCTCAATAAACAATTTAATGTCATTGGAAACCAAAATATACCAAAGAGGTAATAGTTTAAACCTCATGCAAATTCTTAAAGACTCTTTGAGTGATATTTACAAGTCTCGATTTCTAGCCAAACAGCTGGCTACAAGAGATATAAAATCTCAATATAGAGAATCCTTGTTAGGAATATTCTGGGCGTTTGTAACCCCTTTGAGTACGGCTTTGGTATGGATTTTTATCAATAAATCTGGTGCGGTATCTCTAGATGATACTGGCGTTCCCTATCCTTTATTTGTATTTGCAGGGACATTAATGTGGTCTACACTTACAGATGCGATCAATATGCCTATGATGGCTACGAGAGGTTCTTTGGGAATCATGAGCAAAATTAATTTTCCAAAAGAGGCACTTCTTGTTTCAGGGTTTTATAAACTCTTATTTAACAGCTCTTTTAAAATATTATTGATTGTTTTTTTCTTTTTCTTTTTTAGTGTGTCCTTAAGCTGGTACATCCTGTTATTTCCACTCACCTTTTTGATCTTAAATCTAGCCGGCATATCTGTAGGACTTTTAATAACACCTATAGGTCTATTATACAACGATGTTTCAAAGTTCATCAGTTTATCTTTGCGTTTTATCATGTATGTGACTCCTGTAGTGTATACGATTCCAGAAACTGGCCTTATGAAAACGCTCATGGAGTGGAATCCATTAACACCACTTATTTTAATTAATCGTAATGTGTTATTAGGTCTAGAATTATCTTTTTTAAATTATTTCATAGGCATAGCATTGGTGACGATTCCTTTATTACTATTAGGGTTACTGATCTATAGAGTTTCTATTCCAGTCATTGTTGAACGTTTTAATGCTTAATTATGGAAAATAAAGAAATTCTTGTAAAAGTAGAAGGGCTTTCTAAAAAGTTTTGTAAAAGCTTAAAGAAAAGTTTAAAGTATGGTATATACGACCTCGTGGCTAACTTGAGAGGTAAACCTTCTAGCGATGATTTGAGACCAGATGAATTCTGGGCGCTTAAAGACATTAATTTTGAGCTGCGACGTGGGGAATGCTTGGGATTGATAGGACACAATGGTGCAGGTAAATCTACCTTATTAAAAATTTTAAACGGATTGATCAATCCAGATCATGGTAAGGTCACCATGCGCGGCAGAGTAGGTGCATTGATCGAGTTAGGTGCCGGTTTTAATCAGGTAATGACCGGTAGGGAGAATATTTTTAATAATGGCGCCATCTTAGGGTTTTCACGAGAAGAGATTGATGCTAAAGTAGAAGAAATCATTGATTTTGCAGAGATCAGTGACTTTATTGATATGCCAGTACGTAATTATAGTTCTGGTATGAAAGTGAGACTAGGCTTTGCTGTAGCTGCGCAAATGGAACCAGATGTATTAATCATCGATGAAGTACTTGCTGTAGGTGATTTAGGGTTTGTGTTAAAATGCTTTAAACAAATCGATAATATATTACCCAATACGGCTATTATATTCGTTTCACACAATATGCCTATGGTATCTAGAATTTGTAATCAAGTTATTTTGATTGATAAAGGAAAATCAAGATTTCATGGAGCTGATGTAGGTCGTGCTATCGATATTTATTATTCAAGGTTTTCAGCAAATAAGAAACAAATTATTTTTACTAATGATACAGTGAAACTTAATGATTTACAAATTTCAAATAGTGAAATCAATTCAGAAGGCATTTCAACTTTAAATTGGGGTGATGATTTGATTTTGCTTCTCCATCTTAGTATCTTGAGGAATACACCATTTCCTAAATTCTACATAATGATTTCTGATAAGGAACAAAGGCCAGTAGCCATATTAAGGCCTAATGAGGATGATTTTATAATTGAGAACAATACTGATGATGTGAAGCTATTAGTTTCACATAAAAACTTACAATTATCAAAAGGACTGTATTCTATTAATTTAACTTTGTTAAAATCGTCGTCGACTGAGCCTATTCTTAGAGTTAATAATATTATATCATTTCAGGTTATAGATGAAAAAGAAATTTGGCCACCTTTTTTATTGAATTCTCAATATGAAACCGTGTAATCGATAACTAATTTTAATTCTAAATAATATGTTTACTTATCTAATATGAAAAATAAAATATTGAATAGTTTTGGTTTAAAGAAAAACAACTCAAAAATTGACGGAATCCATTTTATAACTGCTTTTCCAAAAA is drawn from Nonlabens dokdonensis DSW-6 and contains these coding sequences:
- a CDS encoding exopolysaccharide transport family protein; this encodes MEEEDKDVNSLSGIFDVRQFFVKIIRLWWLFLLCIGIGMCYAYYKNQFIKTVYYASSLISIKDNSNPLFTSNQSLTFNWGGTTDKVTTAIVQFKSRTHAESVVDELQYYINYIKEGEYYNTDAYKQTPFYIYADSSKPQLYGKLIRIKVLDQDYFELSTNFSDNPTARGFHYGLKKNTTVNTPTGDWKQQFKFGDSIKLPFLNALIEKRGKKIATGGEWLFNFGNYWGQVNRYKGISISQEPEGSSILKLSLSGGNKQRLIDYINTSSVLLERGELERKNKFAVSTIKYIDSSLVLQEQALKTSEQDMKEFRDKSQMLDAVSQNSDFNKRLTEFEIQKRGINSKLNYYDKLKSYLKNKTDYTLIQAPSVVGIQEGSISAAVGRLITLSEERKRREFAMRQDAPIFKEIDRDINAVKDIIYENISSSKSLLNSELNQLLVQINKVETQIKKLPKEQQEFLRIQRQFAIDQNAYNVFKAKRAEAELVKAANVSDIFVIDEAKDTGSPGTRKDSNINYLIAILIGLSIPISLAFVLTILDNYINAPKDVEKLSKIPLIGVVGKMDHPTNLIVRDKPKSTIAESFRGIRSSLHFIYDQDSLHGSRTIMVTSSVSGEGKTFTSINLATVFALSGKRTVLVGMDLRKPKIFDDFEIENDLGVSNYLVNDCSLNDIIRSAGMENLDIILSGPVPPNPSELIMSRRAGEMIEQLKKDYDYIILDTPPLGLVADALEIAKHADASLYLIRQGYTKRGMLDVVNEKFDRKEVKNISFVFNYLNERGKYGYGYGYGYGYGYGAYGNGYHENDQKKSWVNKLAGFAEKLFKRK
- a CDS encoding ABC transporter permease — encoded protein: METKIYQRGNSLNLMQILKDSLSDIYKSRFLAKQLATRDIKSQYRESLLGIFWAFVTPLSTALVWIFINKSGAVSLDDTGVPYPLFVFAGTLMWSTLTDAINMPMMATRGSLGIMSKINFPKEALLVSGFYKLLFNSSFKILLIVFFFFFFSVSLSWYILLFPLTFLILNLAGISVGLLITPIGLLYNDVSKFISLSLRFIMYVTPVVYTIPETGLMKTLMEWNPLTPLILINRNVLLGLELSFLNYFIGIALVTIPLLLLGLLIYRVSIPVIVERFNA
- a CDS encoding glycosyltransferase family 10 domain-containing protein, with protein sequence MNMSYSHQFKEKLKINYVDMWPDFQNQNNIFHQLLSKRYDLEITSTPDFLIYSCFGNEHLKYSCAKLFYTGENQKSNFYACDYAVTFEMLASHKQYYLPYYVLRVIEANKLSQLKKIYNQQEAQDILDSKTQFCCTVVSNGFGQVRNHFFRELNKVKKVNSGGRFENNVGGPVKDKNSFCQQHKFVFAFENEKEKGYCTEKITDALLSNSIPIYFGDPTVTEVFNSSRFLNYDDFSSTDDLIKAILDIDSNDKKFMEILKQPVFKNAQTPDFFDLNHLLDFISTCIDDSKLNTPVSQTYKRHIYWVATKVKNAKNKIRNTLILSNR
- a CDS encoding polysaccharide biosynthesis/export family protein, which translates into the protein MNKFLGLIILLLLLVTSCVPTRKITYLQESDAVKNDTLIRIQKVQAPYRLQINDILSIQVKAPYDQNVVSMFNVSGGANAGAQGGQQGGGLYFNGYTVDLHGDIRVPQLGKIKALGLTLEELREYIEKRLLTEYFKDNADLFVTVRLGGLRYVMTGEVGSKGEQVIFRDQATIVEAISNGGGVPITGDLTNVRIVRQYPEGVKVHHLDLTQLDVIYSPYYYIQPNDMIVVDPLPQKALGTGTTGLASFTTIISVFTTLVTTLLFITRL
- the cysD gene encoding sulfate adenylyltransferase subunit CysD; translation: MNKFYLDYLEELESEAMYVIREVWAQFEKPVILFSGGKDSIVVTHLAQKAFYPARIPFKLMHVDTGHNFPETIAFRDAIAKEKNVEMIVASVQESIDTGRVQEEKGKNATRNALQTTTLLDAIEKHGIDCAIGGARRDEEKARAKERFFSHRDDFGQWDPKNQRPELWNILNGHHYQGEHFRAFPISNWTEMDVWNYINREQIKIPNLYLAHERKVVWMNDAWIPYSEYLSHVDTKDVVTKKIRFRTLGDITITGGMESDADTIDKIILEVAALKQTERGNRSDDKRSETAMEDRKKQGYF
- a CDS encoding sulfate adenylyltransferase subunit 1 produces the protein MNIDNNQLLRFTTAGSVDDGKSTLIGRLLYDSKSIFQDQINAVENSSKQKGLESIDLAMFTDGLRDEREQGITIDVAYRYFTTPKRKFIIADTPGHIQYTRNMVTGASTANVALILIDARHGVIEQTRRHAFIASLLNIPHIIVCVNKMDLVDYDEQVYNTIVKDFEEFSSKMLTRDITFIPMSALNGDNVVHRSEHMNWYPAAPLLYTLETLHISSDLNKLDLRFPVQTVLRPQLQGFEDYRGYAGRLSSGVVRVGDEITALPSGFTSKIASINVGEQEVKEAFAPMSVAITLQDDIDIARGDMIVRSNNQPELSQEFDVMVCWLNEKPSQPRKKYKIMHANNEQVCMIRQKVYKLDIETLKREETTEEFHMNEIGRMTFKTSKALMIDTYRENRITGSVILVDEQTHETVAAGMIV
- a CDS encoding ABC transporter ATP-binding protein, whose amino-acid sequence is MENKEILVKVEGLSKKFCKSLKKSLKYGIYDLVANLRGKPSSDDLRPDEFWALKDINFELRRGECLGLIGHNGAGKSTLLKILNGLINPDHGKVTMRGRVGALIELGAGFNQVMTGRENIFNNGAILGFSREEIDAKVEEIIDFAEISDFIDMPVRNYSSGMKVRLGFAVAAQMEPDVLIIDEVLAVGDLGFVLKCFKQIDNILPNTAIIFVSHNMPMVSRICNQVILIDKGKSRFHGADVGRAIDIYYSRFSANKKQIIFTNDTVKLNDLQISNSEINSEGISTLNWGDDLILLLHLSILRNTPFPKFYIMISDKEQRPVAILRPNEDDFIIENNTDDVKLLVSHKNLQLSKGLYSINLTLLKSSSTEPILRVNNIISFQVIDEKEIWPPFLLNSQYETV